A genomic region of Streptococcus suis contains the following coding sequences:
- a CDS encoding CapA family protein — MEKRANSIRRKRYASYRTKMHLFFICGLATIILAIIIVSEQLVPRLNQASESMHSDNSVRIMAHGDLLYHLPILRGAEQPDGSYDFSENFTYVKPWIEQADFAIADFEGTISPDVELAGYPLFNAPAIVANNIHDAGYDLVDLAHNHILDSHLSGLVSTVNTFREAGVDTVGVYAEGNRATAPLYIREVNGIRIAVLAYAYGFNGMEALLSQEEYDAYLSDFDKEKMQAEIKRAEKEADITIVMPQTGVEYQLEPTEEQTSLYHQMVDWGADIVLGGHPHVVEPAEIIEKDGQRKLIIYSMGNFLSNQRIESMDDTPNSQWTERGVLMDIRIQKENGQTSIRTAQAHPTWVNRISQGTYSLDGYERFSYQTYVLEDWIAGGRYYGQLDLDTQARVDTAYQEMKEFVNLVW, encoded by the coding sequence ATGGAGAAAAGGGCGAACTCTATTCGCAGAAAACGATATGCGTCCTATCGGACAAAGATGCATTTGTTTTTTATTTGTGGCTTAGCGACTATTATCTTGGCGATTATTATTGTAAGCGAGCAGCTAGTTCCTAGGCTGAATCAGGCATCAGAATCAATGCACTCAGATAATTCTGTTCGCATCATGGCCCATGGAGATTTACTCTATCACTTGCCTATTCTTCGAGGAGCAGAACAGCCAGATGGAAGTTACGATTTTTCTGAGAATTTTACCTACGTAAAGCCCTGGATAGAACAGGCTGATTTCGCTATCGCAGACTTTGAAGGGACCATTTCCCCAGATGTCGAATTAGCAGGTTACCCACTTTTTAATGCGCCTGCCATTGTCGCCAACAATATCCATGATGCGGGCTACGATTTGGTGGACTTAGCCCACAATCATATTTTGGACTCACATCTTTCTGGATTGGTTTCCACTGTCAATACATTTAGAGAGGCAGGTGTGGATACAGTCGGTGTCTACGCTGAAGGCAATCGGGCAACTGCACCACTCTACATTCGGGAAGTCAATGGTATCCGTATAGCTGTTTTAGCCTATGCTTACGGTTTCAATGGGATGGAGGCTTTGCTGAGTCAGGAGGAATATGATGCCTATTTATCGGATTTTGATAAAGAAAAGATGCAGGCTGAGATTAAACGAGCCGAGAAAGAGGCAGATATTACCATCGTCATGCCTCAGACGGGTGTGGAATATCAGTTGGAGCCTACGGAGGAACAAACCAGTTTGTACCATCAAATGGTTGATTGGGGAGCAGACATCGTTCTTGGTGGGCATCCGCATGTAGTCGAGCCCGCAGAGATTATTGAAAAAGATGGTCAGAGAAAATTGATTATCTATTCGATGGGGAATTTCCTGTCCAATCAGCGTATTGAAAGCATGGATGATACACCAAATTCCCAATGGACCGAGCGGGGTGTCTTGATGGATATAAGGATTCAGAAAGAGAATGGGCAGACAAGTATTCGGACAGCCCAAGCGCATCCAACCTGGGTGAATCGTATCTCTCAGGGAACGTATTCACTAGATGGTTATGAGCGTTTTAGCTATCAGACCTATGTATTGGAAGACTGGATCGCTGGTGGTCGATACTATGGACAATTGGATCTAGATACGCAGGCGCGTGTGGATACAGCCTATCAGGAAATGAAGGAATTTGTCAATTTGGTATGGTGA
- a CDS encoding Cof-type HAD-IIB family hydrolase, giving the protein MTVRLIATDMDGTFLDGQGSFDRERFLRVLDQLDQKKIPFVIASGNGIGRLLQLCQGFENRLIFVADNGAHVYQNGKTMIRRAIQQEEVEAILHFFKGRWADICLMLSNEENIYMQAGAGMPFAGTDLPIEPAQMAAFQNRVTYLDDLSAYPNLEPIYKVGLWIPEARVESITEEFNQAFQGQLVAVTSGYGSIDILTEGIHKAWGLEQVLTSLDIEPEQVMAFGDSDNDIELLSYAGHSYAMENATDKVKAVAKYRAPSHLEAGVMQVIEEYIVI; this is encoded by the coding sequence ATGACAGTTCGATTAATTGCAACAGACATGGATGGGACCTTTTTAGATGGCCAGGGGAGTTTTGATAGGGAGCGATTTTTAAGGGTCTTGGATCAACTAGATCAGAAAAAGATTCCTTTTGTTATCGCTAGTGGCAATGGAATTGGGCGATTGCTACAATTATGCCAAGGATTTGAAAATCGACTGATTTTTGTGGCTGATAATGGTGCCCATGTTTATCAAAATGGCAAAACAATGATTCGACGTGCTATTCAGCAAGAAGAAGTCGAAGCAATACTGCATTTTTTCAAAGGACGTTGGGCGGATATATGTTTGATGTTGTCGAATGAAGAAAACATTTATATGCAGGCTGGGGCAGGTATGCCATTTGCAGGGACGGATTTGCCAATAGAACCAGCCCAAATGGCTGCCTTCCAAAATCGTGTGACCTATTTAGACGACCTCAGTGCCTATCCTAATTTAGAACCTATTTATAAGGTTGGTCTCTGGATTCCTGAAGCGCGTGTGGAGTCGATAACGGAAGAGTTTAACCAGGCTTTTCAAGGTCAGCTGGTTGCAGTGACTAGTGGCTATGGCTCCATTGATATATTGACAGAAGGGATTCATAAGGCATGGGGCTTGGAACAGGTTTTGACCAGTTTGGATATCGAACCTGAACAGGTGATGGCCTTCGGTGATTCAGACAATGATATTGAGTTATTGTCCTATGCTGGGCATTCCTATGCCATGGAAAATGCGACAGACAAGGTCAAGGCGGTAGCCAAGTACCGAGCTCCCAGCCATCTGGAGGCAGGGGTCATGCAGGTCATTGAAGAATATATAGTCATTTAG
- a CDS encoding ABC transporter permease encodes MKKYISLYLYNIKVYMMAQMSFRVDFFIGLFSSLIEQIVYLIFLNILFGNIKEIAGFNYGQMLFIYGIATVGRSIHLIFFDNLWMFGSRYIRQGEFERLLLMPVNPLFQLICERIQPQGIGTTLIGSLALAQASKELGMEWSLGKLALLIFIAICIGLLYAAIQLGPTALAFWIVESFPLTMGIFALNQMAQYPLNIYPKIIQILLIFVFPYAFTAYFPALYFLDLSMWGLALPLVVLILFTINYKLFRHGMTKFTSVGN; translated from the coding sequence ATGAAGAAATATATCAGCCTCTATCTATATAACATCAAGGTCTACATGATGGCCCAGATGTCCTTTCGGGTGGACTTCTTCATCGGGCTATTCTCCTCTTTGATTGAACAAATTGTCTACCTGATTTTCCTCAACATCCTCTTTGGAAATATCAAGGAAATCGCTGGTTTCAACTACGGTCAAATGCTTTTCATCTATGGAATAGCAACCGTCGGACGCTCCATTCACTTGATTTTCTTTGACAATCTCTGGATGTTTGGCAGTCGCTACATCCGACAAGGCGAATTTGAACGCCTCCTCCTCATGCCTGTCAATCCTCTTTTTCAGCTTATCTGTGAACGAATCCAGCCACAAGGAATCGGAACAACCCTCATCGGTTCCCTTGCACTAGCCCAAGCTTCCAAGGAACTGGGTATGGAATGGAGTCTTGGAAAACTAGCCCTACTAATCTTTATTGCCATTTGTATCGGCCTACTCTATGCAGCTATTCAGCTCGGTCCAACTGCTCTAGCATTTTGGATTGTAGAATCATTTCCTTTGACTATGGGAATTTTCGCCCTCAATCAGATGGCTCAATACCCACTCAATATCTATCCAAAAATCATTCAAATCCTGCTGATTTTTGTTTTCCCTTATGCTTTTACAGCCTATTTCCCAGCCCTCTACTTCCTAGACCTGTCTATGTGGGGACTGGCTTTGCCACTGGTTGTCCTGATCTTATTTACCATCAATTACAAACTCTTCCGCCATGGTATGACCAAGTTCACCAGCGTTGGAAATTAA
- a CDS encoding ABC transporter permease: MRKYLYMTRLTMMNAMQYKAFFLATFVSLAVKILVALYVWKTIFFTQSEVNGFTLQTFTTYIIFANLLASLNSFSLGEDLSYSILKGSIAGEFLRPYSFILALFFKDLGNKLLELIKFAIVFIGILLVHQDFYLPDGQTILLFLVSSILGMFIVQLLDMAFGFLAFFTVNAWGVMLLRMGLFNLASGALLPLSFYPQAVENFLKLLPYNYAVNVPVSILLGQESDLTALGLQVIWIPILACFIAALWSQAKRRIVIFGG; encoded by the coding sequence ATGCGTAAATATCTCTACATGACCCGCCTGACCATGATGAATGCCATGCAGTACAAGGCTTTCTTTCTAGCGACTTTCGTTTCACTGGCAGTGAAGATTTTGGTGGCTCTCTATGTCTGGAAAACCATTTTCTTCACTCAATCAGAAGTCAATGGCTTTACCCTGCAAACCTTTACTACATACATCATCTTTGCTAATCTACTAGCCAGTTTAAATTCCTTCTCACTCGGAGAAGATTTGTCCTACAGCATTTTGAAAGGGAGCATTGCGGGGGAATTTCTCAGACCCTATTCCTTTATCCTAGCCCTCTTTTTCAAAGACCTTGGAAATAAACTCTTGGAACTGATAAAATTTGCCATCGTATTTATCGGTATTCTACTTGTTCATCAAGATTTCTACCTGCCTGACGGCCAGACCATTTTGCTCTTTCTGGTCAGTTCGATTTTAGGGATGTTTATCGTTCAATTACTGGATATGGCTTTTGGCTTCTTAGCATTTTTTACAGTCAATGCCTGGGGAGTCATGCTTCTGAGAATGGGACTTTTCAATCTAGCCTCTGGGGCGCTTTTGCCACTCAGCTTCTATCCACAGGCTGTGGAAAACTTTTTGAAACTCCTTCCCTATAATTATGCGGTTAACGTTCCAGTTTCCATTTTATTGGGACAGGAAAGCGATCTAACAGCTTTGGGACTGCAAGTTATATGGATACCCATTCTAGCCTGCTTCATCGCCGCTCTTTGGTCCCAAGCCAAGCGTCGTATTGTCATTTTTGGAGGTTAA
- a CDS encoding ATP-binding cassette domain-containing protein, whose product MIQAEHLSKTYSIIDKEVGLKGSIKAFFKPKKKSIPAVQDISLQVEKGEIIGYIGSNGSGKSTTIKMLTGVLFPDQGQVRINGLNPQEHRKEVNKQIGVLFGQKSHLDWNLPVQESFILHAKIYDVPDKVFKERLAVLIDLLDLADIMKQPIRNLSLGQRVRCEFAAIFIHQPAVVFLDEPTIGLDASVKETIRSFIRYMNQEYQTTFLITSHDMKDIESLCERIFIIDKGKKVYDGSLTVLKERFSTVKTILFSTEKPIEQDLQLEGLEFVRKDDFHFEIHYQSKVWTSAQVIEQVFNHYSIEDVTMKELEIETMVRQIYEEGIHA is encoded by the coding sequence ATGATTCAAGCTGAACATCTATCAAAAACCTATTCCATCATAGATAAGGAAGTCGGTCTCAAAGGTTCGATTAAGGCCTTTTTCAAGCCAAAGAAAAAGTCAATCCCTGCTGTTCAAGACATTTCCTTGCAGGTAGAAAAAGGCGAAATCATCGGCTATATCGGCTCTAACGGTTCTGGTAAATCCACCACCATCAAAATGCTTACCGGAGTTCTCTTCCCAGACCAAGGACAGGTTCGCATCAACGGACTCAATCCGCAAGAACACCGTAAAGAAGTCAATAAACAAATTGGAGTTCTCTTTGGGCAAAAATCCCATTTGGATTGGAACTTGCCTGTCCAGGAATCTTTTATCCTTCACGCAAAAATTTATGATGTTCCAGATAAGGTATTCAAAGAGCGATTGGCTGTCTTGATTGACCTATTGGACTTGGCTGATATTATGAAGCAACCAATCCGTAATCTGTCACTCGGTCAACGGGTTCGCTGTGAATTTGCGGCTATCTTTATCCACCAGCCTGCCGTCGTTTTTTTGGACGAGCCAACCATTGGTTTGGATGCCAGCGTTAAGGAGACCATTCGCTCCTTCATCCGCTATATGAATCAAGAATACCAGACCACTTTCTTGATTACTTCCCATGATATGAAGGACATTGAAAGCCTCTGTGAGCGGATTTTTATCATTGATAAGGGCAAAAAAGTCTACGATGGTTCACTGACCGTCCTCAAAGAACGCTTTTCCACAGTCAAGACCATTCTCTTCTCCACAGAAAAACCAATTGAACAGGACTTACAATTGGAAGGCTTGGAATTTGTTCGTAAAGATGATTTTCACTTTGAAATCCACTACCAAAGCAAGGTCTGGACTAGTGCCCAGGTGATTGAGCAAGTTTTCAATCATTATTCAATTGAAGATGTCACCATGAAGGAATTGGAAATTGAAACCATGGTCCGCCAAATTTATGAGGAGGGTATCCATGCGTAA
- a CDS encoding TetR/AcrR family transcriptional regulator, translating into MGTDNRKERTRQAILEAMVTCLESQGFNDITTTHLAQTAGISRSSFYTHYKDKYELIDSYQQGLFHKLEAIFDRYDGNRQSSFLEIFELLYREKLLSALLTHNGTQEIQNFLINKVRLLVANDLAERLGKENLSQLEKEYSSIYFSHAFFGIMQVWIKNGKQESPQYMTDFLIKMLP; encoded by the coding sequence ATGGGAACAGATAATCGGAAAGAACGAACTCGACAGGCTATTTTGGAAGCTATGGTAACCTGCTTGGAATCACAAGGATTTAATGACATTACAACCACCCACCTAGCCCAGACTGCTGGTATCAGTCGTTCCAGTTTTTATACCCACTATAAGGATAAGTACGAATTAATCGACTCCTACCAACAAGGACTTTTTCACAAATTAGAGGCTATATTTGACCGTTATGATGGCAATCGCCAATCATCATTTTTAGAAATTTTCGAGTTGCTCTATCGTGAAAAATTGCTTTCCGCCCTACTGACCCATAACGGAACTCAAGAAATCCAAAATTTTCTTATCAATAAGGTCCGACTTCTTGTTGCCAATGATTTAGCGGAGCGCTTAGGAAAAGAGAATTTATCACAACTGGAAAAAGAATACAGCAGCATCTATTTTTCACATGCCTTCTTCGGTATCATGCAGGTATGGATTAAAAATGGTAAGCAAGAATCTCCTCAATATATGACCGATTTTCTAATAAAAATGTTACCTTAA